The Achromobacter deleyi genome has a window encoding:
- a CDS encoding LysR family transcriptional regulator, translated as MTLTISELEAVLLVAETLNFRMAAERAHISQPALSRRVQAAEQKLDARLFDRDKHGVALTAAGAELVPIAMRMLSEFRDSLSDLSEFIAGRRGSINVWALPSVASALLPTAARAFQKSHPQVRLNIHAVSARQITQAVSEGDADIGISIEIPDQPAGVTFSALLQEKFVLICPIDDPLARKKRVDWSVFADRPYIASGPASSIRQVTDRILAASGRMPEMNYVSDNISVVGAMVAAGVGIAAVPQLALRLMDATRLCSLDLHSPIASREIGILLKKQRSLSAAALHFLDTLRRTDPG; from the coding sequence ATGACCCTGACCATCTCCGAATTGGAAGCCGTGCTGTTGGTGGCGGAGACGCTCAACTTCCGCATGGCCGCGGAACGCGCGCATATTTCGCAGCCGGCCCTGAGCCGCCGGGTGCAGGCCGCGGAACAAAAGCTCGATGCCAGGCTCTTCGACCGCGACAAGCACGGCGTCGCGCTTACCGCCGCCGGCGCGGAACTGGTGCCCATTGCGATGCGCATGCTGTCGGAATTCCGCGATTCCCTCAGCGATCTGTCGGAGTTCATTGCGGGCCGTCGCGGCAGCATCAACGTCTGGGCGCTGCCCTCGGTCGCTTCCGCCTTGTTGCCAACGGCGGCGCGGGCCTTCCAGAAGTCGCATCCCCAGGTGCGGCTGAATATCCACGCCGTCTCTGCGCGCCAGATCACGCAGGCCGTGTCGGAAGGCGACGCCGACATCGGCATATCCATCGAAATTCCCGACCAGCCGGCTGGCGTGACCTTCTCTGCCCTGCTGCAGGAGAAGTTCGTGCTGATCTGCCCCATCGACGATCCGCTGGCGCGCAAAAAGCGCGTGGACTGGAGTGTTTTCGCCGACCGTCCCTATATCGCGAGCGGTCCGGCCAGCAGCATTCGCCAGGTTACCGACCGGATACTTGCCGCCTCGGGGCGGATGCCCGAGATGAACTACGTGTCCGACAATATTTCGGTGGTGGGCGCGATGGTGGCCGCCGGCGTAGGCATCGCGGCGGTGCCGCAGCTGGCCCTGCGCCTGATGGATGCCACGCGCCTGTGCAGCCTGGACCTGCATTCGCCCATCGCTTCGCGCGAAATCGGCATATTGCTCAAGAAGCAGCGCTCCTTGTCGGCGGCGGCGCTGCATTTCCTGGATACCTTGCGGCGGACGGACCCTGGCTAG
- a CDS encoding imm11 family protein, translating into MIEATVTEPTAVEVSGEAASHKGEFFLIDASFLDNGRVPGIEISNEEKLIHPGMNVVSRPNGMPNQYPERPHLVHVPEKGGMPRDLEEFAGIWIISEPLKQLFERMDAEAFAFVACDFSLADGSPGPHYYLGNVLRRLDALDEASSRVRIKLDHNYQTGEDEKLYSLVGGASLVFKQDVVGDVHVFRQERMGAPPICDRAMFDALSAANFSGVRLRDVTDT; encoded by the coding sequence ATGATAGAAGCCACCGTGACCGAACCCACCGCCGTTGAAGTTTCAGGCGAAGCCGCATCTCATAAGGGCGAATTTTTCCTGATCGACGCCAGCTTCCTGGACAACGGCAGGGTTCCCGGCATAGAAATCTCCAACGAAGAGAAGCTGATCCATCCGGGGATGAATGTCGTCTCGCGTCCTAACGGAATGCCAAATCAGTATCCGGAGCGTCCCCACCTGGTTCATGTACCGGAGAAGGGCGGAATGCCACGCGATCTGGAAGAGTTTGCCGGCATATGGATTATTTCGGAGCCTTTGAAGCAGCTGTTTGAGCGGATGGACGCCGAGGCATTTGCATTTGTGGCATGCGACTTCAGCCTTGCTGACGGGAGCCCCGGTCCTCATTACTACCTAGGCAATGTGCTGCGCAGACTCGATGCCCTGGATGAAGCCTCCTCTCGCGTGAGGATCAAGCTCGACCACAATTATCAGACCGGCGAGGACGAGAAGCTTTATAGCCTCGTCGGCGGGGCCAGCTTGGTGTTCAAACAGGATGTTGTGGGAGATGTCCATGTCTTCCGCCAGGAGCGCATGGGAGCTCCTCCTATCTGCGACCGCGCGATGTTTGACGCATTGAGTGCGGCCAACTTCTCCGGCGTACGGCTGCGCGATGTAACCGATACTTAG
- a CDS encoding lysozyme inhibitor LprI family protein codes for MTTKNILSAACAAALCTLSLTATAAPAALPSFDCAKARTGAEKAICANSQLAALDASIAKRYNEARKSLDSITAEALLRDQRYFTKVRDDAFEKPFDKDKPIEELASRLKYRDAFLASLDSAERKGFTGRWRNLSGEITLWKKPDGDILYEGSAAEPHDGRWSCNVEAAGKAKGERLRVKSVDTKGWVLNLQRQGDGLVVEEQPPGAGSSGPPYCGLNGTLGGTFFPIR; via the coding sequence ATGACGACCAAAAACATACTCTCTGCCGCCTGCGCCGCCGCGCTGTGCACTCTTTCCCTGACCGCCACGGCGGCGCCGGCGGCCTTGCCTTCGTTCGACTGCGCCAAGGCGCGCACGGGAGCAGAAAAAGCCATCTGCGCGAACTCGCAACTCGCGGCGCTCGATGCAAGCATCGCCAAGCGCTACAACGAAGCGCGCAAATCCCTGGACTCCATCACGGCCGAAGCGTTGTTGCGCGACCAGCGCTATTTCACCAAGGTGCGCGACGACGCCTTCGAGAAGCCGTTCGACAAAGACAAGCCGATCGAGGAACTCGCGAGCCGTCTGAAATACCGAGACGCGTTTCTCGCCTCGCTGGACTCGGCGGAACGCAAAGGCTTTACCGGCAGATGGCGCAACCTCTCCGGCGAGATCACGCTCTGGAAGAAGCCCGACGGCGATATCCTGTATGAAGGTTCGGCCGCAGAGCCGCACGATGGGCGCTGGTCGTGCAACGTGGAGGCCGCCGGCAAGGCCAAGGGCGAGCGCCTGCGGGTCAAGAGCGTCGACACCAAGGGCTGGGTACTGAACCTGCAACGCCAGGGTGATGGGCTGGTCGTCGAGGAACAGCCGCCCGGCGCGGGTTCATCTGGTCCGCCCTATTGCGGCCTGAACGGAACCTTGGGCGGTACGTTCTTCCCGATACGCTGA
- the cysS gene encoding cysteine--tRNA ligase gives MPLALYDTWSRTVRSFTPIRADHVGMYCCGPTVYDHAHIGNLRTYVFEDILRRVLIRNDYEVRHVVNITDVGHLTSDADEGEDKMEKGSRRTGESAYAIAQRYTEAFVADWHALNLLEPTVWCRATDHIAEQIAFIGELDRSGYVYRTNDGLYFDTSKQDDYGFLARLDRAGLQAGKRVALGAKRNITDFALWKFSPAGVARQMEWDSPWGRGFPGWHIECSAMSAKHLGIWFDIHCGGEDHIAVHHSNEIAQTQAAHGTRLANFWIHGHFLTLNADAKMSKSSGDFVRLQTLRSRNIDPLAYRYLCMTAHYRSKLHFSWASLGAAQTALNRLRHLYSGWSDGGRIDPDFAARFNAELNDDLNLPRALAVLWELVKSQLPPATLKATVDSFDFVLGLGLRDWSPVASDIPESIRVLLGKRAQAREAKDWAKADEIRKMLSTRGWRVEDGNDGQRLTEIATPHGSATGQ, from the coding sequence ATGCCACTTGCGTTGTATGACACCTGGTCGCGTACCGTGCGCTCGTTCACGCCAATCCGCGCTGACCACGTCGGCATGTATTGCTGCGGACCCACCGTCTATGACCATGCGCATATTGGCAATCTAAGAACGTATGTGTTTGAAGACATTCTGCGCCGGGTGCTCATTCGCAACGACTACGAGGTCCGTCACGTCGTTAATATCACCGACGTCGGTCATCTGACTTCGGACGCCGACGAAGGCGAAGACAAGATGGAAAAAGGCAGCAGACGGACTGGGGAGTCCGCATATGCTATTGCCCAGCGCTACACCGAGGCCTTCGTCGCGGATTGGCATGCCCTCAACTTGCTGGAGCCGACGGTATGGTGCCGCGCGACCGATCACATCGCCGAACAGATCGCGTTTATCGGCGAGTTGGACAGGTCCGGCTATGTGTATAGGACCAACGACGGTCTCTATTTCGACACAAGCAAACAGGATGACTACGGCTTTCTGGCCCGGCTCGACCGTGCCGGCCTGCAGGCCGGCAAGCGCGTAGCACTTGGCGCGAAGCGGAACATCACGGACTTTGCGCTATGGAAGTTCAGTCCGGCGGGCGTAGCGCGGCAGATGGAATGGGATAGCCCATGGGGACGTGGATTTCCGGGCTGGCATATTGAGTGCTCGGCCATGTCGGCGAAACACCTCGGCATCTGGTTCGACATCCACTGTGGCGGAGAAGACCATATCGCCGTGCATCACAGCAACGAAATTGCGCAAACACAAGCAGCCCACGGCACTCGTCTTGCGAACTTCTGGATACACGGACATTTTCTAACACTCAATGCCGACGCCAAGATGTCGAAGTCGAGTGGGGATTTTGTTCGCTTGCAGACCTTGCGCAGTCGGAACATCGATCCGCTTGCCTACCGTTACCTGTGCATGACAGCTCATTACCGGAGCAAGCTGCATTTCAGTTGGGCGTCTCTTGGTGCAGCGCAGACAGCCTTGAACCGGCTGCGGCATCTCTATTCCGGTTGGTCGGACGGTGGCCGCATCGATCCGGATTTCGCCGCGCGTTTCAACGCCGAATTGAATGATGACCTGAATCTGCCGAGAGCATTGGCCGTGCTATGGGAACTCGTCAAGAGCCAGCTCCCACCTGCGACCTTGAAAGCGACTGTGGACAGCTTTGATTTTGTACTGGGCCTCGGGTTACGCGATTGGAGCCCAGTTGCGTCTGACATTCCGGAAAGTATCCGGGTGCTGCTCGGCAAACGCGCTCAAGCCCGAGAGGCAAAGGACTGGGCAAAAGCCGATGAGATACGGAAGATGCTAAGCACCCGAGGCTGGAGGGTCGAGGATGGCAACGACGGGCAACGCCTGACTGAAATCGCCACGCCGCATGGGTCAGCTACCGGCCAGTAG
- a CDS encoding MFS transporter, whose protein sequence is MSQPDSFNLKQIAVPAFGPSLLYGISNGAILPVIALTARDQGASLAAAGLIAALIGVGSLLSNIPSALITHRFGEKRAMAGAAVLSVAGLLLVIGVSNLWVLALAMLMQGCAQSVFQLARQSYMIEVVPLAYRARALSTLGGTTRIGTFIGPFAGAALIHFLGLDGAYWVAVCAMLGAGFIAIKAPDIEPSGSAGAGAPRARMGEVARDHRGVYATLGVGVMLISALRASRQVVIPLWADHLGLDATTTSLIYGLVAAVDMSVFYPAGKVMDQRGRLWVALPCTLLMGLSLMAIPLTGGVTSFILVSVLLGFGNGIGSGIVMTLGADAAPAGARTQFLGIWRFMADLGSSGGPVALSVLTALASLGGASFGVGTLGLVAAGVFWRWLPRRAQA, encoded by the coding sequence ATGTCGCAACCCGATTCGTTCAATCTGAAGCAGATCGCCGTGCCGGCGTTTGGCCCGTCGCTGCTCTATGGCATCAGCAATGGCGCCATCCTTCCCGTGATCGCGCTCACCGCGCGCGACCAGGGAGCGTCGTTGGCCGCCGCCGGCCTGATCGCCGCCCTCATCGGGGTCGGCTCGCTGCTCTCCAACATTCCGTCCGCGCTGATCACCCATCGCTTCGGCGAGAAGCGCGCCATGGCTGGTGCGGCGGTGCTGAGCGTGGCCGGCCTGCTGCTCGTGATCGGCGTGTCCAATCTGTGGGTGCTGGCGCTGGCCATGCTGATGCAGGGATGCGCGCAGTCGGTGTTCCAGCTGGCGCGCCAGAGCTACATGATCGAGGTCGTGCCGCTGGCGTACCGGGCGCGGGCCCTGTCCACGCTCGGCGGCACGACGCGGATCGGCACCTTCATCGGTCCGTTCGCGGGCGCGGCGCTGATCCATTTCCTGGGGCTCGACGGCGCCTATTGGGTTGCCGTCTGCGCCATGCTCGGCGCCGGCTTCATCGCCATCAAGGCGCCCGACATCGAGCCCTCGGGCAGCGCGGGCGCGGGTGCGCCGCGCGCGCGCATGGGCGAGGTCGCGCGTGATCATCGCGGCGTGTACGCCACGCTGGGCGTGGGCGTGATGCTGATCAGCGCGCTGCGCGCGTCGCGCCAGGTGGTGATTCCGCTGTGGGCGGACCATCTCGGCCTCGACGCCACCACCACCTCGCTCATCTACGGGCTGGTCGCCGCGGTCGATATGTCCGTGTTCTATCCCGCCGGCAAGGTGATGGACCAGCGCGGCCGCCTGTGGGTGGCGCTGCCCTGCACGCTGCTGATGGGGCTGAGCCTGATGGCGATCCCGCTCACCGGCGGGGTGACAAGCTTCATCCTGGTGTCGGTGCTGCTGGGTTTCGGCAATGGCATAGGATCAGGCATCGTGATGACGCTGGGCGCCGACGCCGCGCCGGCGGGTGCGCGCACGCAGTTCCTCGGCATCTGGCGTTTCATGGCGGATCTCGGCTCTAGCGGCGGGCCGGTGGCGCTGTCGGTGCTGACCGCCCTGGCGTCGCTCGGCGGCGCATCGTTCGGCGTCGGTACGCTGGGCCTGGTGGCGGCCGGCGTGTTCTGGCGCTGGCTGCCGCGCCGCGCACAGGCTTGA
- a CDS encoding sensor domain-containing diguanylate cyclase encodes MSDASPLFNDHAVYRTLLESTKAIPWKIDWATMKFAYIGPQIEALLGWSVDSWVSVEDWAMRMHPEDREYVVNFCVTQSQAGVDHEADYRALTKDNGYVWIRDVVHVVRDDRGEVEALIGFMFDITERKKTEEKLLRLQKELEDLSFKDGLTNIANRRRFDSSFELEWERARSERQPLSILLFDVDFFKQYNDLYGHTQGDKCLVEIAQTLSLALDGPRDLVARYGGEEFVVLLPEADADGARKVAERCQRLLQKKAIVHALSPHGRRVTVSIGAGTVLPGGPAERAAVIKAVDQQLYVAKNNGRNRIEHEQLES; translated from the coding sequence ATGTCCGACGCAAGCCCGCTTTTTAACGACCACGCCGTGTACAGAACCTTGCTGGAGTCGACCAAGGCTATACCCTGGAAGATCGATTGGGCCACGATGAAATTCGCCTATATCGGCCCCCAGATCGAGGCGCTGCTGGGCTGGAGCGTGGATAGTTGGGTGAGCGTCGAGGACTGGGCCATGCGCATGCATCCCGAGGATCGCGAATACGTGGTGAATTTCTGCGTCACCCAATCCCAGGCCGGCGTGGACCATGAAGCGGACTACCGGGCGCTGACCAAGGACAACGGCTATGTGTGGATTCGCGACGTGGTGCACGTGGTGCGCGATGACCGAGGCGAAGTCGAAGCGCTGATCGGCTTCATGTTCGACATCACCGAACGCAAGAAGACCGAGGAAAAGCTGCTGCGCTTGCAAAAAGAGCTGGAGGACCTGTCCTTCAAGGATGGTTTGACGAATATTGCCAACCGGCGTCGCTTTGACAGCAGTTTCGAATTGGAGTGGGAGCGTGCGCGCAGCGAACGGCAGCCCCTGTCCATATTGTTGTTCGACGTCGATTTTTTCAAGCAATACAACGACTTGTACGGCCACACTCAGGGCGACAAGTGCCTGGTGGAGATCGCCCAGACGCTGAGTCTGGCGCTGGACGGTCCTCGCGATCTTGTGGCGCGCTACGGCGGTGAAGAGTTTGTCGTGCTGCTGCCTGAAGCCGATGCCGACGGAGCCCGGAAAGTCGCTGAACGCTGCCAGCGATTGCTCCAGAAGAAAGCTATCGTGCATGCGCTGTCGCCGCATGGCAGGCGCGTCACTGTCAGCATAGGCGCGGGCACGGTGCTGCCAGGCGGGCCGGCGGAGCGCGCTGCCGTCATCAAAGCCGTGGATCAGCAGCTGTATGTGGCCAAGAACAACGGGCGCAACCGTATCGAGCATGAGCAGTTGGAGAGCTGA
- a CDS encoding LysR family transcriptional regulator, whose product MAQYFPLTGDFFSSITFSMTTYSTARLQGISLFVQAVEAGSFSAAASRAGLSRSAVGKSVATLEARLGIRLLDRTTRRLGLTVEGEDFYRSCLRVLAELDEAEARAATGRREVSGRLRVSLPVTFGRKWVMPVLRDLARRHRKLSLDVSFTDRAVDLVEENIDLAVRLGDPGNSSSIAARRLGVQRFVVCGSPGYFAARGYPATIEDLPAHDCITFSQGGRVLPWRLAGADNQPVNIKVAGRHTISDGEALRSAVLDGMGMAQFPTWLVVDELKAGTLATVPGSREVEGFPILALWPAARELAPKIRAAVDELLGAFTPSPWE is encoded by the coding sequence GTGGCCCAATATTTTCCGTTAACTGGCGACTTTTTTTCTTCAATTACATTCTCCATGACGACTTACAGCACGGCGCGTCTTCAAGGCATCAGCTTGTTTGTCCAGGCGGTGGAGGCCGGCAGTTTCTCCGCGGCAGCCAGCCGGGCCGGCTTATCAAGGTCTGCCGTAGGCAAAAGCGTGGCGACGTTGGAGGCGCGGTTGGGAATCCGCTTGCTCGATCGAACCACCCGGCGGCTCGGCCTCACCGTGGAGGGGGAAGATTTCTATCGGAGTTGCCTGCGGGTGCTGGCCGAACTGGACGAGGCAGAGGCCAGGGCGGCCACAGGGCGCAGAGAGGTTTCAGGCAGATTGCGTGTCAGCCTGCCCGTAACCTTCGGACGAAAATGGGTCATGCCCGTTCTACGCGACCTGGCTCGCCGGCACCGCAAGCTGTCGCTTGATGTGAGCTTCACCGACCGCGCCGTGGACCTGGTCGAGGAAAATATCGACCTGGCTGTGCGCCTGGGCGACCCTGGAAACAGCTCCTCCATCGCCGCGCGTCGCTTGGGCGTGCAGAGATTTGTCGTGTGTGGATCGCCCGGCTACTTTGCCGCGCGTGGCTATCCCGCCACCATCGAGGATCTCCCGGCTCACGACTGCATCACTTTTTCGCAAGGCGGGCGCGTGCTGCCGTGGAGGTTGGCCGGCGCGGATAATCAACCGGTGAACATCAAAGTGGCGGGACGTCACACCATCAGTGATGGCGAGGCGCTGAGAAGCGCTGTTCTCGATGGCATGGGAATGGCTCAATTTCCGACCTGGCTGGTCGTGGACGAACTGAAAGCCGGCACCCTGGCAACTGTTCCTGGATCGCGAGAGGTGGAGGGCTTTCCCATCCTGGCCTTATGGCCCGCGGCGCGCGAGCTGGCCCCCAAGATCAGAGCCGCCGTAGACGAGCTGCTGGGTGCATTCACCCCGTCACCTTGGGAGTGA
- a CDS encoding zinc-dependent alcohol dehydrogenase family protein → MTANMMTSWHLPSFGIENLSMVSGPLPRPGPHDVLVKVAAVSLNYRDRLVINGALLPDRPAMPFVPVSDMAGEVIQVGSRSTRFRVGDRVMGNFWTQWLDGEPPRAMLRHGLSLGGPLPGMLAEYVVLPEAIAVSAPNTLSYEEASTLPVAALTAWFALVEAGKLRKGQTVLVQGTGGVSLFGLQFARALGARVIVTSRGDDKLARANALGAWAGINTTQVPAWAQAAIELTGGNGVDHVLELMGGDNLHQSVEALAGGGHILQIGFMSGTEIRMPAIPLQLRRGTLTGVSVGHRRAFDDMNTFIDRHGIKPVIDKVFSFAEAPAALARLERGPFGKIVIRVGK, encoded by the coding sequence ATGACCGCCAACATGATGACGTCCTGGCACCTTCCGTCATTCGGAATTGAAAACCTGTCGATGGTCTCGGGGCCCTTGCCTCGCCCCGGCCCCCATGACGTATTGGTAAAAGTGGCGGCGGTATCGCTCAATTACCGCGACAGGCTGGTGATCAACGGAGCCTTGTTGCCGGACCGGCCCGCCATGCCCTTCGTACCGGTTTCCGACATGGCGGGTGAAGTCATCCAGGTGGGGTCGCGCTCGACGCGGTTTCGCGTCGGTGACCGCGTGATGGGGAATTTCTGGACTCAGTGGCTGGATGGCGAACCGCCCCGCGCGATGCTCCGGCATGGTCTTTCATTGGGCGGTCCACTGCCAGGGATGCTGGCGGAATATGTCGTGCTTCCAGAGGCGATCGCCGTGTCCGCGCCAAACACCCTTTCGTACGAAGAAGCCTCCACCTTGCCGGTGGCCGCGTTAACCGCCTGGTTTGCCCTGGTAGAGGCAGGAAAGCTGAGAAAGGGCCAAACGGTTCTGGTCCAAGGCACTGGCGGCGTGTCGCTGTTCGGCCTGCAGTTCGCCCGTGCGTTGGGAGCGCGAGTCATTGTCACGTCGCGCGGCGACGACAAATTGGCGCGCGCGAACGCGTTGGGTGCGTGGGCGGGCATTAACACCACCCAGGTTCCAGCCTGGGCACAAGCTGCGATCGAACTGACCGGTGGAAACGGCGTGGATCATGTTCTGGAACTGATGGGCGGCGACAATCTGCACCAGTCCGTCGAGGCGCTGGCCGGTGGCGGTCACATCCTCCAGATTGGTTTCATGAGCGGCACTGAAATCCGTATGCCCGCCATTCCGCTCCAACTCAGACGAGGCACGTTGACCGGCGTATCCGTCGGTCACCGGCGGGCCTTCGATGACATGAATACATTCATCGACCGGCACGGCATCAAGCCCGTCATTGACAAGGTCTTCTCTTTTGCCGAGGCCCCCGCGGCCCTTGCCCGCCTGGAGCGGGGGCCATTCGGCAAGATCGTCATTCGCGTCGGCAAGTGA
- a CDS encoding zinc-dependent alcohol dehydrogenase family protein, with amino-acid sequence MKAVILKSFGGPESFEFCEVPKPVPQAGQVLVRVHATSINPLDYQVRRGDYPDLVPLPAITGHDVSGVVEAVGPGVTGFSPGDEVWYTPQIFDGPGSYAEYHVAAESIIGKKPPSLSHLEAASLTLVGGTAWEALVVRAALRVGESILVHGGAGGVGHVAIQLAKAMGARVFTTVRKANFEFARSVGADVVIDYEREDYVDAILRETGGRGVDVVFDTIGGNTLSRSPDALAQLGRVVTIVDTAQPQNVLQAWGKNASYHFVFTRQNRGKLDELSALVTRGQLRPHVGAVYPLADIPLAHARLESPNNGIQGKIAIAVEQ; translated from the coding sequence ATGAAAGCCGTCATCCTTAAATCATTCGGCGGTCCGGAATCGTTCGAGTTTTGCGAGGTGCCCAAGCCTGTGCCGCAAGCGGGACAAGTCCTGGTCCGGGTCCATGCAACCTCCATCAATCCCTTGGATTACCAGGTCCGACGGGGCGATTATCCCGACCTGGTGCCACTGCCGGCCATTACCGGACACGACGTATCTGGCGTGGTCGAAGCCGTCGGGCCGGGTGTGACGGGTTTCTCTCCAGGAGACGAAGTCTGGTACACCCCGCAAATCTTCGACGGGCCAGGAAGTTATGCCGAGTACCACGTTGCCGCCGAGAGCATCATCGGCAAGAAGCCTCCCTCGCTGAGCCATCTGGAGGCCGCAAGCCTGACCCTGGTTGGCGGGACGGCGTGGGAAGCGCTGGTCGTGCGTGCGGCGCTCAGGGTGGGGGAGAGCATTCTGGTGCACGGCGGCGCGGGAGGCGTCGGTCATGTGGCGATCCAGCTCGCAAAAGCCATGGGAGCAAGGGTGTTCACGACCGTGCGCAAAGCGAACTTTGAGTTCGCACGAAGTGTGGGCGCCGATGTCGTCATCGACTACGAAAGGGAAGACTATGTCGACGCCATCTTGCGGGAAACCGGGGGCCGCGGCGTCGATGTCGTGTTCGACACCATCGGCGGCAACACATTGTCGCGCAGCCCGGACGCGCTCGCACAACTGGGCCGCGTGGTCACCATCGTGGATACGGCACAGCCGCAAAACGTTCTTCAAGCCTGGGGCAAGAACGCGAGCTACCACTTCGTGTTCACAAGGCAAAACCGCGGCAAGCTTGATGAGTTGAGCGCATTGGTAACGCGCGGACAGCTGCGGCCGCACGTGGGCGCCGTCTATCCGCTAGCCGACATTCCGCTCGCGCATGCCCGGCTGGAGAGTCCCAACAACGGCATCCAGGGGAAAATCGCGATTGCAGTCGAGCAATAG
- a CDS encoding ArsR/SmtB family transcription factor: MELLEVFKALSNRTRLEILKGLKDPVKNFPPQDEGDVLTVGVCVSSIQEGVGLSQSTVSDYLATLQRAGLVEVRRIGAWTYYKRNEATISALAEIIGKEL; encoded by the coding sequence ATGGAATTGCTCGAAGTATTCAAAGCCCTCTCGAATCGGACGCGCCTTGAAATCCTGAAAGGTTTGAAGGATCCCGTGAAGAATTTCCCTCCGCAGGACGAAGGGGACGTTCTTACGGTGGGAGTCTGCGTCAGCAGTATTCAAGAAGGCGTCGGACTATCGCAGTCAACGGTGTCTGACTACCTTGCAACGCTGCAGCGGGCAGGCCTGGTTGAAGTCAGGCGCATCGGTGCGTGGACCTACTACAAGCGGAACGAAGCCACGATCAGTGCTCTTGCCGAGATCATAGGGAAAGAGCTGTAA